From the Mus musculus strain C57BL/6J chromosome 10, GRCm38.p6 C57BL/6J genome, the window TAAGGAAAGAGGCAAGAAATCTGAGGCCagagaggagcagcaggagccagCCAGGCTGCTCTCCTCTAAGGAGTAGTTCTTCTATCAGAGTACATCAAGCCACCACCCTGTTGACTCCTGCAGATCTCTCCAAGGCAAAGCAGCAGACCCACCATCAAAGGAGGGGACCCTTGAAACACCAGAACTCCCCTTTGCAGGCAAACACTCTTTCCCATCTTCcgggatgaagaggaggaaggggaaggctgCAGGCACAACCATCTGTTCCCTAGGTTGTTCAGCTGTCAGTTTTGCTACATCCTTAACCCTGGCTACCCTTGTCACTGTGAACACCTTTTGGCTGCCTCACCCCATCTGCCTCCAAGGTTTCACTCTCAAGAATTATCTGTGGCATCAATCAGAACATTAGAGGCCACGATTGCCAATTGACAAACGCATGCATGCACAAGCCCATACAGCACGCACAGATGACAGAGTAATGTCAGAAGGAAGGGTGGAAAATAGAGTGATCtcgggctggcaagatagctcagtgggtaaaagcattaAACCTGGAtgcctgagtttcatccccagaTCTCATGATGGCAGGAGAGACCCGAATCCCAAAGGTTGTCCTCTGTtctcaacatgcacacacaccatacttcataacacacgcaaacacacacacacacacacaccacagagagacagacagacaattctATTCTTATCCAATTAGGAGGATTTCACTGATTTTCTTTGCAGTAGAAGAGTTTGCTGATGGCAATGTTAAAGACCCCCGAGAGAAAGAAGGTACACCTGAAAGCCGAGGACATGAATGGATCTGTAAGAGATTGTCAGATGCCAAAATGAAACAAGCACAATAAATAGTAGAAATCCCAAGGTGATTACATTTCTTGGAGGTCGAGACCGTATTTATGTTAtttcattctctctgtgtgtatgtgaatttGTGTGTATTTTGGTACCTAGAAAAGTACCTGCTCTATAAAGGTGCTTAATAGTTATTTTCTGATTACATGGATTGCTGAAACAGTTTTAATCTAATGCCTCATTTCTTATATATtagctttatttatttgatatacattattttattcttattcacTGGTCTATCTTACCATGGCTCGCtcgctctatctatctatctatctatctatctatctatctatcatctatttgtttatttatagacATAACTCTGTATCCCAGGTGGACTTTGAATTCTATGTGtatccaaggatgaccttgaactttttcttgCTTCGACCTTCAGAGTGCTAcgatcacaggcatgtgcataAAGATCAAACCCAGTCTTTATGTAGTGGCAGGAACTGACCCAAGGGCTTtgagcatgctaagcaagcatgtTAACAATCAATTTACAACACCTGCccaaatttgtttatttttaattgtccATTCACACATGTCACTAAATTGCTGGTGGTGGAGAATACCTTGGCCATTTGGTGCCTAGATCATGTTAATTTGACCTATTTATTTCAGGAGCGCTGAatagggtttttgttttagtttgttttttgtttggttttgtgacagggtttccctgtggaaCCCTGgctgggtagaccaggctggccttgaactcatagagatctgcctgccttgcctcctgggtgctggaattggGGCGTATGACCCCATGCTTGGTTTCTGAATACCACTTAAAAATGGTATCCTGTTCGCCCTGCCTGCCTTGGAAGGAGGCAGAGTTAAATGGCCGTGCCTTGGCCTATGAGAGCAGTGCCCACACACTCCTTCCAGCCCAGCCACTCAGGCTTACGGCTTCTCCACGTTCGATCCTGGCCCTCATGTTGGAGGTCCCAAAGTTCCCACTCAGCCCTGCTGCCTTTCCTTCATTCCATCTTCCTATGTGACCTCACACATTCTGTGGTTTTAAACACCACCCTtgcttcatctctccagcctccatctgcCCCAGATACTCATCTGTCCCTCCTGGACATTTTTATCTTTcaggagaaatgaagaaaacattttagtCTAAAATGAAGTTTCTGGTGTCTGTGTCTCTTGTTACTATATGCAAACAGTTCCGTTCCTGACGTTTCCTGCCAGGGCATGTTGTACCAGACAGTCTATATAAACAGGCATACATGTATTGAGTGTTGTAGAAGCACCCACTTGACTTTTGAGGTACCAACCTCCTGGCTTAGTCCACTCCCAATTCATGAGAAATTATACTCACGGGCACTCGTTTGGCTTGACAAGAAGCCTTGTCTTTGTTGACGTCTTCAGTTCCATCTAAGCCCTCAAATCGGAGCCGACGTCATCCACTGTCAGTGAAGTCCTTGAAACCAGTGACCACTCTTGGCCCTGGGAGACTGATTTTCTCTACCAAAGCAATCATACCTCCCAAACCAGGAAAACCGTGGTGCCTGTACTCTCTGACTTAGTGGGTGTGTAGCCTGTTGTACTTGGAACACAGTGAAAAGTGTCACAGTGACTTCCCCCTGCACACAGTGCCTCCTCTGTACCTATCCaagctctctctctgcccctccctacAGTCAGGCTCATGTTATGGTACACATACAATATGCCGTGTTTCTCACTGTTCCTGAGACATGGCAAGAGCTTCACTGTcgtgtcccagaaatggctgtcACTCCatctaatatgaaataaaataaaatagaatataaatgtaaattttatattaatattagtTATGTATTAAtacaattatatattaaaataaaacttatatgatagtatattaaattatattatgtACATTTCTTCCCCCTGCCAACAACATTTCCTGTTTGCTCTATTTTGGTCCTGTCACAGTATAAGATATCTATGTCTCATCTATATCTACctatatctttgtgtgtgtatgtgtatatatatattcatatgtatgcatatatatacatacatatacacatacatatacgtgtgtgtatgtatcttggAATGtgacatatatatcacatatatatgtgtgtatgtgtatatatatatatgtgtgtgtatatatatatatatatatatgcataccagTTACTGAAAAGTAATAACTGTTCATCTTTCCCCGTTTTTCCTAGGGTTtacattaaaaaggaaaatttcaaTCCCCTTTGTTCCCTCTACTGCATCCCACCCTCCTTCTTCATCCTATGAGCAACAGACATTGTGGGCTGCTTACCCTCCCCCATTTATTTCtcccttctttatttttaatacatcCTTGACTTTGTTCAATTGTCCCTACACTTCCTGCTCCTACCTCTATGACCCTGGCAAAGGACAAGTAAAGCTTAATGGTAGCCAATGAGGAATGAAGGCAAGAGACTTAGAGGCTAGTTTCTGTGGGGCTGCACATAGCCAGGAACCCACACCTTCTTGTAGAGGTCCCTTACATCCTACCTGCCTTTGGAGGTCTGTCTTTAAAGAACTGGGTTGGGCTGGGACAAGCAGGCTATCTGGACATCTAATCCAGTGCCAGAGGCATGCACTAACTGGTAACCTTGTTTGTTCTGTCTTTATCATTTGCCAGCTGCTTATCTCCTTTAGCTACTTACTCTTGACTAAACAAACCCAGCACTCTAGTCAGAAGGAAGCCAGACTTCATAAATGCCTCCATGAGTCTTCTcctaaacaacaaagaaaaaaaaaaaaagattttcctgCTGTTGTCAATTTTCTTCTTAGCTAGTGCCTTATTCTGCCATGGTTGGTTGTATGTGTGTCCAAAGCCAACACTATGAAAGTCTTACCCAGGGACAAGTCTCCATTTGGAGATGGCGTGTTTGGGATGATCTCCTGGACTGATTTCACCATTTCTCCTTTCTGCTTGTAGGTCCCAGCATGTTTACGTTCCTGACATCTGTTACTGCAGCCATCAGCGGCCTCCTGGTGGGTTATGAACTTGGGCTCATCTCTGGAGCTCTTCTGCAGATCAGAACGCTATTAGCCCTGACCTGCCACGAGCAGGAAATGGTTGTGAGTTCCCTCCTCATCGGGGCATTCCTCGCCTCTCTCACAGGAGGCGTGCTCATAGACAGGTACGGAAGAAGGCTCGCCATAATCCTGTCATCCTGCCTCCTAGGACTTGGAAGCTTGGTCTTGATAATGAGTTTGTCCTACACGCTCCTTATAATGGGGAGAGTGGCTATAGGGGTTTCCATATCCCTGTCTTCCATTGCCACGTGTGTGTACATTGCGGAAATTGCCCCCCAACACAGAAGAGGACTTCTTGTGTCGTTGAATGAGCTGATGATTGTCACTGGTATTCTCTTTGCCTATATTTCAAATTATGCATTTGCCAACATCTCCAATGGTTGGAAGTATATGTTTGGCCTTGTGATCCCCCTGGGAGTTCTGCAAGCAATAGCGATGTACTTTCTTCCCCCAAGTCCTCGTTTCCTGGTGATGAAGGGACAAGAGGAGTCGGCAGGCAAAGTCCTCAGGAAGTTAAGAGTGATCTCAGACACCACTGAAGAACTCACTTTGATCAAATCTTCCTTGAAAGATGAGTATCAGTACAGTTTTTGGGATCTGTTTCGCTCTAAGGACAACATGAGGACCAGAATCCTGATAGGTCTGACACTGGTATTTTTTGTCCAGACCACTGGGCAGCCAAACATACTATTCTACGCATCAACTGTCTTGAAGTCTGTTGGCTTCCAGAGCAATGAGGCAGCTAGCCTTGCCTCCACTGGGGTGGGAGTGGTCAAGGTGGTTAGCACTATCCCAGCAACCCTCCTTGTGGACCACATTGGCAGCAAAACCTTCCTCTGTATTGGCTCCTCCGTGATGTCCGCTTCACTGTTGACCATGGGCATTGTGAACCTcaacatcaatatgaacttcaCCAACATCTGCAGAAGCCATAGTCTTCTTAACCAGTCCCTGGAGGAGTTTGTGTTCTATGCAACAGGAAACCTGTCAATTAGCAATAGCAGTCTCAGGGAGCACTTTAAAAGAATCACTCCCTACAGCAAGGGCTCGTTTATGCCCATGGGGAATGGCATGGAGCCGAAAGGGGAGATGACCTTCACGTCGTCTTTACCAAATGCTGGACTGAGCCGAACTGAACACCAGGGAGTCACAGACACTGCAGTCGTCCCAGCTGCTTACAAATGGCTGTCCCTGGCCAGCTTGCTTGTTTATGTGGCTGCATTTTCAATTGGTCTGGGACCCAGTAAGTACCTCACTTCTTACTCTTGCTCTATCACTTCTGATTGTTCTGTACTGCCTGTCATCAGTTCAAACAATCTAGAGTCAGGTACAGCCTTGTTAGATGCAAGTACAAGAAGCAAAATGAGCATACTGGTGGACGCCTGGTGTTCTGCACAGGCGGAAAATGTGCCCGTTGTGCAGTTGCTTGTGAAAAACACAAAGCCCATGTTTGTCTACAGGATCAGTTACTCATCATTATCCACATCACATGTGCATACTTTAGCACAATTGACCAGGGGTGAATCAGACCTGGGAAGAAATTCATTGCTCAGTGGCATTAGATTGTTGTATGAATGCAACTTTATTGTAGTTGTATTACATTCTGTGAAGGGGAACAAATGAAGTGTTTAGATTTTGTTAAGGCTACAGTGATTGGTGCATTCCAGTAATAATGAGAATAGGATTATGAGGTGGGAAGATTTCttatttgagtaaattttatttaCTAGAGCAGGTTCCTGTGTGGGGGGTGGGATGTCTTGCTCTTTCATTAAATGGGAGGATGAATGTGTGGTTGGTTCCAGCCAACACAACACAAGTTTGACAACTTACTGGGACCTACCTGCAAGTCTCTTCTATTTTCTAGAGTTGGTCTGTTCAAACACAGACATATTTGCTGAGATAGTCTGTCTCTGTTTTGCAGTCTTTTGCCTCACAAGACATCTCAACCTTTTACAGAGGGGTTGTCACTAGGGGAGAAATGCTCAAAGTCAAGGGTAATCCTCCCATCTCAGATCTTCCTGCCCTCTGATTCCCACCTCTCTCCTtgcccccctctttctcctccatctttctACCCTCTTCTTCAATCCCTCTATTTAGTAGAGTTATCTAAAACGATCTaggtgacacttttttttttttaagcaaccaGAGCTTTCTTCTCCCAGGTGTTTACAGCCTGAGACTGCTCACCTGCAGAGATTCTCTACAGAGGTGAGCTAACGCCACCCCATGTCTGGAACATAGTAAACACTTGAGGTTCTAGGTTGGCAATGATTAGAGAACCCCTGTTCCCATTCTGGTCCCAGCTTCATTGCACATGTTTCTGcgtgtctgtcttttcttcatttccccacttcccttagccagggttccaggacccAAGCTGCTTAGGAAACTAACAAACTTATTCATCATTGGAATCTTTTAATGTCACGTCACCCTCCTCTCTTTCGATTCTGGCTCATCTTGAATGCAGCCTATTTTCTACTCCACCTCATCACTTTCTATCTCAAAGCATCAGAACAGACTTCTCCACTGTCAAGAACCCAGTTCAATTTTGGAAACCGTTAGTAGGTTTATTTTTTATGCTCCCTTCAAGGGTATTCtgctcttcttctttttaaatgtatcttAAACTTGGTGTTGGGTACTGGGTATGAAGGACCAACCAGTCCAGAACCTCACGTGTTGAAGGGCTCTGTCCTCAGCTGGTGGATCCAGTTTCCTGTTGGTCTTGATAGTAAACATTAATGAACTTGAGAGTTTTCTGTCACTGAGATAGATTCTTTTTGCCTCATGGTGGCTCAGCTTTCAGTCTATGATCACCGTGTCCCTTTTGCCTTCGAGCCAATGGTGAGGCAGTACGTCACAGGACAGACAGTGCACAGTCAAGGAAAATACTCTTTATTGacacaaagagaaaaaggagaggaagcAAGGATCCTAATCTCTCCTTCAGGGGCATACTACTAAGGCCTAATGGCTTTCCAATAGGTCCTACCTTTTAGAAGGGTCCACCACTTCCTAATAGCACCACAGGCTAGAAGCAAGCTCTTAACATAAGGGCCCTTAGACATGGCAGCCAACTATGTTTGGCTCAGTCCTCTCCTTGAAGATGCATAAGAAGTAGgagtgaataaaaatagttaatgtagcatctctctctctctctctctctctctctctctctctctctctctctctctctccaaactagagacactgaaggGACTCTAGCCTGCCCCAGCATAtcaaacatggctctggcaggccttgcccttctcctccATTCCCCAcgccttgctaaaaaccattagattgcattcctaaagctagcccccaaggtctgtttccttatttggctatttcttcctcctgaggctgactaccaatgTATAGCTACTGAAGTACTGAAGTCCAACAATCAAAGGCCCCCTTTGGCTGCCCTAACTAACCTGTCCAATCAAAATGACACACTTTatcctaacacagggtttccccttttccctttataaactgccattttcctaagGGCCACATCTGTCTCCTGTTTACCCAGAGGTCATTCTTtgtcactccccccaccccacctccctggGACAagtatcccttcccccctcccttgtttccttccccttctccctagtcctgtgtctcctgtctttgtctcttattccctttgtccctctggggcaaataaacctCCTTTTGCTGAGAGCTTGGTCTTTGGGTGTCTTGAGCAGATAGATAGCACTCCAGACAGCAGATCCAGTCTTTCTCTTCTGAAGTTCTGCCCTAGGTGTGTGTTTCTCTAAGGCTAAGCTACCAGGATAGGAtgtaggagagacagagacagacaaagacagatagagaaaataataatttttttaaagtctctgaTGTACATTTCCTTGGATAACTGAACTTAACGAAATATCGAGTATGTGCATCAGTTAGAATTCAGGTTCAGTTGATACAACGAAGACCAAAATAACGAAAGATTAAGCATGCCggacatttcttcttttttcacttTCCAGTTGGAGTTGTGTAGTTCTGTGTGCTGTGGTGATGCCCCCGGGGAGCCTGCAGCTTCCCCCATTTGGGGCCTCTCACCTACATCGGACTGTGCTTTGATATTGGCTCTTCCTTTGCCACGATGACTGTTTCACAGTGTTGTCACCCTTCAGCAATAGCTCATGACCCCTT encodes:
- the Slc2a12 gene encoding solute carrier family 2, facilitated glucose transporter member 12 isoform X3; translation: MVPVENTEGPNLLNQKGREAETEGSCGASGGGHPACAGGPSMFTFLTSVTAAISGLLVGYELGLISGALLQIRTLLALTCHEQEMVVSSLLIGAFLASLTGGVLIDRYGRRLAIILSSCLLGLGSLVLIMSLSYTLLIMGRVAIGVSISLSSIATCVYIAEIAPQHRRGLLVSLNELMIVTGILFAYISNYAFANISNGWKYMFGLVIPLGVLQAIAMYFLPPSPRFLVMKGQEESAGKVLRKLRVISDTTEELTLIKSSLKDEYQYSFWDLFRSKDNMRTRILIGLTLVFFVQTTGQPNILFYASTVLKSVGFQSNEAASLASTGVGVVKVVSTIPATLLVDHIGSKTFLCIGSSVMSASLLTMGIVNLNINMNFTNICRSHSLLNQSLEEFVFYATGNLSISNSSLREHFKRITPYSKGSFMPMGNGMEPKGEMTFTSSLPNAGLSRTEHQGVTDTAVVPAAYKWLSLASLLVYVAAFSIGLGPRTM
- the Slc2a12 gene encoding solute carrier family 2, facilitated glucose transporter member 12 isoform X1; translated protein: MFTFLTSVTAAISGLLVGYELGLISGALLQIRTLLALTCHEQEMVVSSLLIGAFLASLTGGVLIDRYGRRLAIILSSCLLGLGSLVLIMSLSYTLLIMGRVAIGVSISLSSIATCVYIAEIAPQHRRGLLVSLNELMIVTGILFAYISNYAFANISNGWKYMFGLVIPLGVLQAIAMYFLPPSPRFLVMKGQEESAGKVLRKLRVISDTTEELTLIKSSLKDEYQYSFWDLFRSKDNMRTRILIGLTLVFFVQTTGQPNILFYASTVLKSVGFQSNEAASLASTGVGVVKVVSTIPATLLVDHIGSKTFLCIGSSVMSASLLTMGIVNLNINMNFTNICRSHSLLNQSLEEFVFYATGNLSISNSSLREHFKRITPYSKGSFMPMGNGMEPKGEMTFTSSLPNAGLSRTEHQGVTDTAVVPAAYKWLSLASLLVYVAAFSIGLGPMPWLVLSEIFPGGIRGRAMALTSSMNWGVNLLISLTFLTVTDLIGLSWVCFIYTIMSLASLAFVVLFIPETKGCSLEQISVELAKANYVKNNICFMSHHQEELVPTQLQKRKPQEQLPECNHLCGRGQSQRPSPDT
- the Slc2a12 gene encoding solute carrier family 2, facilitated glucose transporter member 12, with translation MVPVENTEGPNLLNQKGREAETEGSCGASGGGHPACAGGPSMFTFLTSVTAAISGLLVGYELGLISGALLQIRTLLALTCHEQEMVVSSLLIGAFLASLTGGVLIDRYGRRLAIILSSCLLGLGSLVLIMSLSYTLLIMGRVAIGVSISLSSIATCVYIAEIAPQHRRGLLVSLNELMIVTGILFAYISNYAFANISNGWKYMFGLVIPLGVLQAIAMYFLPPSPRFLVMKGQEESAGKVLRKLRVISDTTEELTLIKSSLKDEYQYSFWDLFRSKDNMRTRILIGLTLVFFVQTTGQPNILFYASTVLKSVGFQSNEAASLASTGVGVVKVVSTIPATLLVDHIGSKTFLCIGSSVMSASLLTMGIVNLNINMNFTNICRSHSLLNQSLEEFVFYATGNLSISNSSLREHFKRITPYSKGSFMPMGNGMEPKGEMTFTSSLPNAGLSRTEHQGVTDTAVVPAAYKWLSLASLLVYVAAFSIGLGPMPWLVLSEIFPGGIRGRAMALTSSMNWGVNLLISLTFLTVTDLIGLSWVCFIYTIMSLASLAFVVLFIPETKGCSLEQISVELAKANYVKNNICFMSHHQEELVPTQLQKRKPQEQLPECNHLCGRGQSQRPSPDT
- the Slc2a12 gene encoding solute carrier family 2, facilitated glucose transporter member 12 isoform X2, whose amino-acid sequence is MVPVENTEGPNLLNQKGREAETEGSCGASGGGHPACAGGPSMFTFLTSVTAAISGLLVGYELGLISGALLQIRTLLALTCHEQEMVVSSLLIGAFLASLTGGVLIDRYGRRLAIILSSCLLGLGSLVLIMSLSYTLLIMGRVAIGVSISLSSIATCVYIAEIAPQHRRGLLVSLNELMIVTGILFAYISNYAFANISNGWKYMFGLVIPLGVLQAIAMYFLPPSPRFLVMKGQEESAGKVLRKLRVISDTTEELTLIKSSLKDEYQYSFWDLFRSKDNMRTRILIGLTLVFFVQTTGQPNILFYASTVLKSVGFQSNEAASLASTGVGVVKVVSTIPATLLVDHIGSKTFLCIGSSVMSASLLTMGIVNLNINMNFTNICRSHSLLNQSLEEFVFYATGNLSISNSSLREHFKRITPYSKGSFMPMGNGMEPKGEMTFTSSLPNAGLSRTEHQGVTDTAVVPAAYKWLSLASLLVYVAAFSIGLGPKSLCY